Proteins encoded together in one Deinococcus betulae window:
- a CDS encoding deaminase: MTRPTFDDLGLATARLWATRSADSKVQVGACILDRHHRVVGVGYNGRAAGEPNERESLVQGGSGFIHAEVNALLAANWNGEGHTLYVTHEPCAACARLIVNSRRIGRVLYEANYRETVRVDAGLPSGAAILRRAGIEVQCVTGGADDT; the protein is encoded by the coding sequence ATGACCCGCCCCACTTTTGACGACCTGGGGCTGGCCACGGCCCGCCTGTGGGCCACCCGCAGCGCCGACAGCAAGGTGCAGGTGGGCGCGTGCATTCTGGACCGGCATCACCGCGTGGTCGGCGTGGGGTACAACGGCCGCGCGGCTGGTGAACCCAACGAGCGCGAAAGTCTGGTGCAGGGCGGCAGCGGCTTTATCCACGCCGAGGTCAACGCGCTGCTGGCCGCCAATTGGAACGGCGAGGGCCACACCCTGTATGTCACCCACGAGCCCTGCGCGGCCTGCGCCCGCCTGATTGTCAATTCGCGCCGCATCGGGCGGGTTCTGTACGAGGCCAATTACCGCGAAACCGTGCGCGTGGACGCCGGCCTGCCCAGCGGCGCCGCCATCCTGCGGAGGGCGGGCATTGAGGTGCAGTGCGTGACTGGAGGGGCGGATGACACCTGA